A region of Nostoc sp. 'Peltigera membranacea cyanobiont' N6 DNA encodes the following proteins:
- a CDS encoding 2Fe-2S iron-sulfur cluster-binding protein, whose protein sequence is MSKTYTVEINHQGKIHTLQVPEDETILSVADAAGLELPSSCNAGVCTTCAGQISQGTVDQADGMGVSPDLQKQGYVLLCVAKPLSDLKVETEKEDIVYQLQFGKDK, encoded by the coding sequence ATGTCCAAAACTTACACCGTAGAAATTAATCACCAAGGCAAAATTCATACATTGCAAGTTCCCGAAGATGAAACGATCTTATCAGTTGCCGATGCTGCTGGTTTGGAACTGCCAAGTTCTTGCAATGCAGGTGTTTGTACAACTTGTGCCGGTCAAATATCTCAGGGAACTGTGGATCAAGCTGATGGCATGGGCGTTAGTCCAGATTTACAAAAGCAAGGTTATGTGTTGCTTTGTGTTGCCAAACCCCTTTCTGATTTGAAAGTTGAGACAGAAAAGGAAGACATCGTTTATCAGTTACAATTTGGTAAAGACAAATAA